A genomic window from Pseudoalteromonas piratica includes:
- a CDS encoding DegQ family serine endoprotease: MKTKLSVLSAAILSATLLVSPAISHAKLPVSVNGQQLPTLAPMLDKVTPGVVSIRVSGSKEVRQRVDPFDFFFGNPQRQPRAEKRPFSGLGSGVIIDASDGHIVTNNHVIQDAEKIIVTLQDGREFEAKLVGSDPQSDIALLEVDGDDLTEVKLADSDELRVGDFSVAIGNPFGLSHTVTSGIVSALGRSGLNIEGYEDFIQTDAAINQGNSGGALVNLNGELIGINTAILGASGGNVGIGFAIPSNMMKSLVDQILEYGEVRRGSLGILGSNVNAGVAKAFGLETKQGAIVNEIIEDSAAEKAGLKVNDVIVSIDGKKIHSFMELRSKIATSGEGKTVKLGIIRDGKNKTVKVKLGGMSDTATAADKMHRNLTGATLEAGQTDDGKEGVVIKSIDSNRAPAARVGLEEGDVILMVNRTRVESVRDLSKAVDDVEGYIFLRVQRGTRIFNVQIQ, encoded by the coding sequence CTTTCCGCTACTTTATTAGTTTCTCCGGCGATTAGTCACGCAAAATTACCTGTTTCGGTTAACGGCCAACAACTACCTACCCTTGCACCTATGCTCGACAAAGTGACTCCTGGTGTGGTGAGCATCCGTGTTTCTGGTTCAAAAGAAGTGCGCCAGCGCGTAGACCCATTTGACTTCTTTTTTGGCAACCCTCAGCGACAACCGCGCGCTGAAAAGCGCCCTTTCAGCGGTTTAGGTTCAGGGGTAATTATTGATGCCAGCGATGGTCACATTGTTACTAACAATCATGTTATTCAAGATGCCGAAAAAATTATTGTTACCCTTCAAGATGGTCGCGAGTTTGAAGCAAAACTGGTAGGCAGTGATCCGCAATCTGATATTGCGTTGCTAGAGGTAGACGGTGATGACTTAACCGAAGTGAAACTAGCAGATTCCGACGAGCTTCGTGTTGGTGATTTCTCTGTTGCTATTGGTAATCCCTTCGGCTTAAGCCATACAGTTACCTCGGGTATCGTAAGTGCGCTTGGTCGCTCAGGCCTTAATATTGAAGGTTATGAAGACTTTATTCAAACCGATGCAGCAATCAACCAAGGTAACTCAGGTGGTGCATTGGTAAACCTTAATGGTGAGCTTATTGGTATTAATACTGCAATTTTAGGTGCCTCTGGCGGGAATGTAGGTATCGGCTTTGCCATTCCATCAAATATGATGAAAAGTCTCGTTGACCAAATTTTAGAATATGGTGAAGTACGCCGTGGTAGCCTCGGTATCTTAGGTAGCAATGTCAATGCTGGCGTCGCAAAAGCATTTGGTTTAGAAACCAAGCAAGGTGCAATTGTTAATGAGATTATCGAAGATAGTGCAGCAGAAAAAGCTGGCCTAAAAGTCAATGATGTTATTGTCAGTATCGACGGTAAGAAAATTCACAGCTTTATGGAGCTGCGTAGCAAAATAGCAACGTCAGGAGAAGGTAAAACAGTTAAGCTAGGCATTATTCGTGATGGCAAGAATAAAACCGTTAAAGTAAAACTTGGCGGCATGTCAGATACTGCAACGGCTGCAGATAAAATGCATCGTAATTTAACTGGCGCAACACTTGAAGCTGGCCAAACGGATGACGGCAAAGAAGGTGTTGTTATCAAGTCGATTGATTCAAATCGTGCCCCAGCAGCACGTGTAGGGTTAGAGGAAGGTGATGTTATCTTAATGGTAAACCGCACGCGTGTTGAATCTGTTCGCGACTTAAGTAAGGCTGTTGACGATGTAGAGGGATACATCTTCCTTCGTGTTCAACGTGGCACACGAATTTTTAACGTACAGATTCAATAA